In Desulfosporosinus youngiae DSM 17734, the genomic stretch TAATACTTCAATTGGCTGCCCTACAACTGGTTCCCCTACTCCTAAAACGGGAATGAGATCAGCTCGTAAAATAGGTTCGCCCATATCCACTTGTACTCCTTGAACTTGGCCCTCTTTGATAAATAAATTAAGCTTTAAGATACCCGCTCCAGTTTCCACCAGCATCGGGTCAGAAATAATTACGATTTTTTGATCATATACATACCGTGCAAAACAGCGTATAGCATTACCGCACATCTCCGGTTCCGAACCATCCGGATTAAAGATTCGCATCCGGGCGTCAGCGACGTTTGAAGGCAGAATAACTGCTAATCCGTCTCCTCCTATTCCGAACTGACGATGGCATAGTTTTCTTGCCAACTCAGGATAATCTACGTCCCTATCTGAAACTGAATAATGATCCAGAAAAACAAAATCATTCCCCAAACCGTGCATTTTAATGAATTCCACTTCGTTCCCCCCTATTCGATGTTCCATATTCGTCGTTTGTCCAAACCATAACTCTATTTTTTAATGAAGTAAAGCTTCATTAAGAGGCAATTTATAGGGTTCACAATATCTCCATAAAAGAATACTACGCCAACAGAAGTGGGTCAACTGGTTAAACCCAGTTGACCCAAGAATATATTAGGACACCCTACGCTAAGAAGCTACATTATACTATAATCATCTGCTAATTCTCAAATGTGCTCCGATGACAAACA encodes the following:
- the dapF gene encoding diaminopimelate epimerase, which gives rise to MEFIKMHGLGNDFVFLDHYSVSDRDVDYPELARKLCHRQFGIGGDGLAVILPSNVADARMRIFNPDGSEPEMCGNAIRCFARYVYDQKIVIISDPMLVETGAGILKLNLFIKEGQVQGVQVDMGEPILRADLIPVLGVGEPVVGQPIEVLGETYMYTAVSMGNPHCVIFVEDFSTLDFDRVGPALEKHPLFPRKTNVEFIQINSPQEITMKVWERGAGPTLACGTGACASTVAAILNNKTERAVTVHLPGGDLFIEWGPDNHVYMTGPGAYVFKGEWLGTQLS